In Cololabis saira isolate AMF1-May2022 chromosome 4, fColSai1.1, whole genome shotgun sequence, one DNA window encodes the following:
- the LOC133442141 gene encoding zinc finger protein 665-like: MIHTGDKPFSCDQCGAAFTRKYHLKIHQRIHTGEKPFTCDQCGAAFTRKYHLKIHQRVHTGEKPFTCDQCGAAFTRSSDLRTHQRIHTGEKPFTCDQCGAAFTRQDCLKIHQRIHTGEKPFRCDQCGAAFTTKSKLKIHQRIHTGEKPFTCDQCGAAFTRQDHLRIHQRIHTGEKPFRCDQCGAAFTTSGVLMIHQRVHTGDKPFTCNQCGAAFTTSGVLMIHQRVHTGDKPFKCDQCGASFTQQGNLRTHQRIHTGDKPFRCEQCGASFTRSSHLRTHQRIHTGDKPFRCDQCGAAFTESGTLKIHQRIHTGDKPFRCDQCGAAFTRSSHLRTHQRIHTGEKPFRCDQCGAAFTTSSYLRTHQRIHTGDKPFKCDQCGAAFTTSSQLKIHQRIHTGDKPFRCDQCEAAFTQQIQLKRHQRTHTSDKL, translated from the coding sequence atgattcacactggagataaaccgttcagttgtgatcagtgtggagcagcttttaccagaaaATATCATCTAAAGatacaccaacgtattcacactggagaaaaaccgttcacttgtgatcagtgtggagcagcttttaccagaaaATATcatctaaagattcaccaacgtgttcacactggagaaaaaccgttcacttgtgatcagtgtggagcagcttttaccagatcAAGtgatctaaggactcaccaacgtattcacactggagaaaaaccgttcacttgtgatcagtgtggagcagcttttaccagacaagattgtctaaagattcaccaacgtattcacactggagaaaaaccgttcagatgtgatcagtgtggagcagcttttaccactaAAAGTAaactaaagattcaccaacgtattcacactggagaaaaaccgttcacttgtgatcagtgtggagcagcttttaccagacaAGATCATCTaaggattcaccaacgtattcacactggagaaaaaccgttcagatgtgatcagtgtggagcagcttttaccacttcAGGTGTTCTAATGattcaccaacgtgttcacactggagataaaccgttcacttgtaatcagtgtggagcagcttttaccacttcAGGTGTTCTAATGattcaccaacgtgttcacactggagataaaccgttcaaatgtgatcagtgtggagcatcttttacccaacaaggcaatctaaggactcaccaacgtattcacaccggagataaaccattcagatgtGAACAGTGTGGAGCATCTTTTACCAGATCAAGtcatctaaggactcaccaacgtattcacactggagataaaccgttcagatgtgatcagtgtggagcagctttcacTGAGTCAGGAAcgctaaagattcaccaacgtattcacactggagataaaccgtttaggtgtgatcagtgtggagcagcttttaccagatcaagtcatctaaggactcaccaacgtattcacactggagaaaaaccgttcagatgtgatcagtgtggagcagcttttaccacatcaagttatctaaggactcaccaacgtattcacactggagataaaccgttcaaatgtgatcagtgtggagcagcttttaccacatcaagtcagctaaagattcaccaacgtattcacactggagataaaccgtttagatgtgatcagtgtgaggcagcttttacTCAACAAATTCAGCTAAAGAGACACCAACGTACTCACACGAGTGATAAACTCtaa